Proteins encoded together in one Halorubellus sp. JP-L1 window:
- the mnhG gene encoding monovalent cation/H(+) antiporter subunit G produces the protein MTPLEAVVLVLAVGGIFFAVVAAVSLVRLPDLYTRAHGASKSETLGAMLTLAAVALTLDAGVSTVKVALLLVFMFITNPTAAHAIARAAAEQGIEPWTTEDEER, from the coding sequence ATGACGCCACTGGAAGCGGTCGTGCTCGTGCTCGCAGTCGGCGGAATCTTCTTCGCGGTCGTCGCCGCCGTGAGTCTCGTCCGCCTCCCGGACCTCTACACGCGCGCACACGGCGCGTCGAAGAGCGAGACGCTCGGCGCGATGTTGACGCTCGCAGCGGTCGCACTCACGCTCGACGCTGGGGTGTCGACGGTCAAGGTCGCATTGTTACTCGTATTCATGTTCATCACCAATCCGACCGCCGCGCACGCCATCGCTCGTGCAGCAGCCGAACAGGGCATCGAACCGTGGACGACGGAGGACGAAGAGCGATGA
- a CDS encoding cation:proton antiporter — protein MTLVESILLATAAAFVVASLVGVYRIVRGPTMPDRVIAINVIGSNVVIVIALLAAAIGEPGALDIALVYALLNFLLSIAISKFSVERGGVL, from the coding sequence ATGACGCTCGTCGAAAGCATCCTGTTGGCGACGGCCGCGGCGTTCGTCGTGGCGTCGCTGGTCGGCGTGTACCGGATCGTTCGCGGCCCGACGATGCCCGACCGCGTCATCGCGATCAACGTCATCGGGTCGAACGTGGTCATCGTCATCGCGTTGCTCGCGGCCGCGATCGGCGAACCGGGAGCGCTCGACATCGCGCTCGTGTACGCACTCCTCAACTTCCTGTTGAGTATCGCCATCTCGAAGTTCTCCGTCGAACGCGGAGGGGTCCTCTGA